A section of the Ensifer adhaerens genome encodes:
- a CDS encoding PAS domain-containing sensor histidine kinase — protein MTNAETLSPPPSDYEAILAGEATILDAIPGAVYVCDVEGHLIRYNGEAARLWGRHPPLQDAKERFCGSHRLYRLDGSAWPREDSPMANAIRFGRQTRNEFVTMERPDGSRFDALVNVRPLRDRHDRIEGAINCFHDVSRQKPPDLEGRHAADLEDFFENAPVALHIVGDDGTIRGANRAELDLLGYAAEEYVGRHIGEFHADRSTVSDILDKLKAGETLDRYPARLRTKDGRIKYVLITSSGRFENGVFTNTQCFTADVTDVHEAESARRESEERLAATYQAATIGIAEADADGHLVRVNEALCRMLGRSEEELLAMKFLDYTDPVDRERDKASYAQQIEGKIDSYVVRKRAIKPDGSSIYLDVHSSSVRDADGRFRYGVRVLIDVTDAERMQDRIRESEKNFGDLLEALPAAVYTTDADGRITFFNKAAVQMAGRTPALGDKWCVTWRLYRTDGSFLPHDQCPMAVAIKEDRAIRGQEAVAERPDGTRVPFIPYPTPLHNSDGKLIGAINMLIDISDRKKAQEYAERLAAIVTYSDDAIVSKDVRGVIQTWNQAAERIFGYKAEEAVGKPITILIPPDRQDEEPQILARICRGEHIEHFETARRRKDGSLIDVSLTVSPLKNGSGEITGASKIARDITERRQEERRRQLLINELNHRVKNTLATVQSLASQTFRGERASQSFKRFETRVVALARAHDLLTKESWEGADIRDILDRSFQAVCPEPGIRLRASGPLCRLKPKLALSLSMAFHELGTNAVKHGALSGDSGKVAVDWRITGSGEIRRLHLTWRELDGPDVTAPVQRGFGSRLLEQALARELDAQVALLFPRSGLVFTLDAPLIDITPTDGTSIHERP, from the coding sequence ATGACGAACGCCGAAACCCTAAGTCCACCACCGAGTGATTACGAAGCCATCCTGGCCGGCGAAGCGACTATTCTGGATGCGATCCCCGGTGCAGTTTATGTGTGCGACGTTGAAGGACATCTTATCCGCTACAATGGAGAAGCCGCACGTCTGTGGGGCAGGCATCCCCCGCTGCAGGACGCGAAGGAGCGTTTCTGCGGGTCACATCGCCTCTACCGCCTCGACGGATCGGCTTGGCCGCGTGAGGACTCTCCGATGGCGAACGCGATACGGTTTGGCCGCCAAACGCGCAACGAATTCGTGACCATGGAGCGGCCAGACGGTTCTCGCTTCGATGCGTTGGTAAACGTCCGCCCGCTGCGCGATCGCCATGACAGAATAGAGGGAGCAATTAACTGCTTCCACGACGTTTCCCGGCAGAAACCTCCTGATCTCGAAGGGCGCCACGCCGCCGACCTTGAAGATTTCTTCGAAAACGCCCCTGTTGCACTGCATATCGTGGGCGACGATGGGACCATTCGAGGCGCGAACCGGGCTGAGCTTGACTTGCTTGGTTATGCCGCGGAGGAGTATGTCGGCAGGCATATCGGAGAATTCCACGCAGATCGCTCGACAGTATCAGACATCCTTGACAAACTGAAAGCTGGAGAGACCCTCGATCGTTATCCAGCAAGGTTGCGCACCAAAGACGGGCGGATCAAATATGTGCTGATTACCTCGAGCGGCCGCTTCGAGAACGGCGTGTTTACCAACACCCAATGCTTCACCGCAGATGTCACTGATGTTCACGAGGCCGAGTCCGCACGCCGCGAAAGCGAAGAACGTCTTGCCGCGACCTACCAAGCTGCAACCATCGGCATTGCGGAGGCGGACGCGGACGGACACCTTGTACGTGTGAACGAAGCACTTTGCCGAATGCTCGGACGCTCGGAAGAAGAATTGTTGGCAATGAAGTTTCTCGACTACACCGATCCCGTTGATCGAGAGCGGGACAAGGCTTCTTACGCACAGCAAATCGAAGGTAAGATTGATAGTTATGTTGTCCGAAAGCGGGCGATAAAGCCAGACGGATCTTCCATATACCTGGACGTTCACAGCTCGTCCGTGCGAGATGCTGACGGGCGGTTTCGGTACGGTGTGCGCGTCTTGATCGACGTCACCGATGCCGAGCGGATGCAGGACCGCATTCGCGAGAGCGAGAAGAACTTCGGGGATTTGCTTGAGGCATTGCCGGCGGCCGTCTATACCACGGACGCGGACGGCCGTATCACCTTTTTCAACAAGGCAGCTGTGCAAATGGCCGGACGCACTCCAGCGCTGGGGGATAAATGGTGCGTCACCTGGCGCCTGTACCGCACGGATGGGAGCTTTCTGCCGCACGACCAATGCCCGATGGCGGTTGCCATCAAGGAAGACCGGGCAATTCGTGGTCAAGAAGCGGTTGCGGAACGGCCCGACGGCACGCGTGTCCCTTTCATCCCCTACCCCACTCCTCTGCACAATAGCGACGGCAAGTTAATCGGCGCCATCAACATGCTGATCGATATTTCCGATCGGAAGAAGGCCCAGGAATATGCCGAGAGGCTGGCCGCAATTGTCACCTATTCAGACGATGCCATCGTCAGCAAGGATGTTCGGGGCGTCATTCAGACCTGGAACCAGGCTGCCGAACGGATCTTCGGATACAAAGCGGAGGAAGCAGTTGGCAAGCCGATCACGATCCTTATCCCGCCCGACCGGCAGGACGAGGAACCCCAAATTCTCGCGCGGATCTGCAGAGGTGAGCATATCGAACACTTCGAAACAGCGCGCCGGCGCAAGGATGGCAGTCTGATCGATGTCTCACTGACCGTCTCGCCCTTGAAAAACGGGAGCGGCGAGATTACCGGCGCATCGAAAATTGCGCGCGACATTACCGAGCGGCGGCAAGAGGAACGCCGTCGCCAATTGCTCATCAACGAACTGAACCATCGGGTGAAGAACACCCTTGCCACCGTACAGTCGCTGGCATCTCAGACATTTCGCGGCGAACGGGCTAGTCAGAGCTTTAAACGCTTCGAAACCCGCGTCGTTGCGCTTGCTAGGGCGCACGACCTTCTGACAAAGGAAAGTTGGGAGGGCGCCGATATCCGCGACATTTTGGATCGCTCCTTCCAGGCGGTTTGCCCCGAGCCGGGAATCCGCCTTCGGGCCTCCGGACCGCTGTGCCGCCTCAAGCCGAAGCTCGCGCTTTCCCTATCCATGGCATTTCATGAACTTGGTACGAACGCGGTGAAACACGGCGCCCTATCAGGCGATTCCGGCAAGGTGGCGGTCGATTGGCGTATCACAGGCAGCGGGGAAATCCGAAGACTTCACCTCACCTGGCGCGAGTTAGACGGCCCGGATGTCACCGCGCCGGTACAAAGGGGATTTGGCAGCCGCCTACTCGAACAGGCATTGGCTCGTGAATTGGATGCCCAGGTAGCGCTATTATTTCCCCGATCAGGACTAGTTTTCACCTTGGATGCCCCGTTGATCGACATAACCCCGACAGACGGAACGAGCATACATGAACGCCCTTGA
- a CDS encoding DUF1344 domain-containing protein produces MTIERILPGLLVSTLLAASALAASLSTTGVVKTIDPAKDDIVLQSGETFTLPTKFDVKKLKVGETVKITYVKQGNKLLASKVEMTK; encoded by the coding sequence ATGACCATCGAACGCATTCTTCCCGGACTTCTCGTCTCGACGCTACTTGCGGCCTCGGCTCTCGCCGCATCACTCTCGACGACCGGCGTTGTCAAGACCATTGATCCAGCCAAGGACGATATCGTCCTTCAATCCGGTGAAACGTTCACCCTTCCGACCAAGTTCGACGTCAAGAAACTCAAGGTCGGGGAGACGGTGAAGATCACTTACGTGAAACAGGGCAATAAGTTACTCGCATCCAAGGTCGAAATGACGAAGTAG
- a CDS encoding sensor histidine kinase yields the protein MSDLLRRTAVQGSILLATLIGSTVLAGVGVIYWRLTSELEERIKLRILDNRDALVAIDSSDGFNEVSEVVKHEAASRRPIGTILLLVDRTGTFVAGNVAGIPDFRNWRILQEADLARMNGERNPDDSYYASWTPLSSGKLLVGASIADLRVVQSTLLGGLFWELAALVLLATASGTLIARRAQTQIEAISWVLAAFADGKLQERVARRYSGDDLDRVAEQINGTLDHLQRLIERVDRSSTDIAHDLKRPMGRLRQRLDVARRTATSLSEFQEQVSTSLVELDTIVETFEALLRIAQIEAGARKQLFRATDLKDLLTEIAEIYRPVAEDAGDALVMSLPSRQTFVNGDSELLMQLFVNLIENAIRHCPARTTIRMTLDASQMGPSVIVSDDGPGIPSHEREKVFHRLYRLEKSRSTPGSGLGLSLVAAIAELHGGKVALSDNSPGLVIRIDFPRLASSEAAEPH from the coding sequence ATGTCTGACCTGTTGCGTCGCACGGCAGTGCAGGGATCGATTTTGCTCGCTACATTGATCGGATCTACGGTGCTTGCTGGGGTGGGCGTCATTTACTGGCGACTGACTTCCGAACTCGAGGAGCGTATCAAGCTGCGTATACTCGACAACCGCGATGCATTGGTGGCGATAGACAGCAGCGACGGCTTTAACGAGGTTTCGGAGGTTGTTAAGCATGAGGCGGCCTCGCGTCGCCCAATTGGCACGATCCTTCTGCTGGTCGACCGCACCGGCACATTTGTGGCAGGCAATGTCGCCGGGATCCCAGATTTTCGCAATTGGCGCATACTACAGGAAGCCGACCTGGCACGCATGAATGGGGAACGAAATCCGGACGACTCTTACTACGCCAGTTGGACTCCATTATCCAGCGGCAAGCTACTGGTCGGCGCCAGCATCGCAGACCTGCGGGTGGTTCAATCGACACTGCTTGGCGGACTATTTTGGGAGCTTGCCGCTTTGGTGCTGCTAGCGACGGCATCCGGTACTCTGATCGCTAGGCGCGCCCAGACGCAAATCGAAGCTATCTCCTGGGTGCTCGCTGCCTTTGCGGACGGTAAACTGCAGGAACGCGTTGCCCGGCGCTACTCGGGCGACGACCTCGATCGTGTGGCTGAGCAGATCAACGGTACGCTCGACCACCTGCAGCGGCTGATAGAGCGTGTTGACCGGTCCTCGACCGATATCGCCCACGACCTCAAACGACCGATGGGCAGACTGAGACAAAGACTGGACGTGGCACGACGAACCGCAACGAGCCTCTCCGAGTTTCAAGAACAAGTGAGCACCTCTCTTGTGGAACTCGACACCATTGTGGAGACGTTCGAGGCGCTACTCCGCATTGCCCAGATTGAAGCAGGCGCGCGAAAGCAGCTATTCCGCGCAACAGACTTAAAAGACCTTCTAACCGAGATCGCAGAAATCTATCGCCCGGTCGCTGAGGATGCTGGGGATGCTCTCGTGATGAGTCTCCCGAGCCGGCAAACTTTTGTGAATGGCGACAGCGAACTTTTGATGCAGCTTTTCGTGAACTTGATCGAAAATGCCATCCGCCATTGTCCCGCGCGAACAACGATTCGTATGACATTGGACGCTAGCCAAATGGGTCCGAGTGTCATCGTCTCGGATGACGGCCCTGGGATTCCCTCACACGAGCGAGAGAAAGTGTTTCATCGTCTCTATCGGCTAGAAAAGTCGCGTTCAACGCCGGGCAGCGGACTTGGCTTGAGTCTGGTTGCTGCTATCGCCGAGCTGCACGGAGGCAAAGTCGCACTCTCTGACAACAGCCCAGGCCTCGTCATTCGCATTGACTTTCCGCGATTGGCGAGCAGCGAGGCGGCGGAGCCGCACTGA
- a CDS encoding winged helix-turn-helix domain-containing protein, translating to MRVLVIEDDAETASYINNGLTEDGHLVDVAADGRDGLLQATTDDYDVLIVDRMLPVLDGLSLVKALRSVGKATPVLYLTSLGGVDDRVKGFEAGGDDYVLKPFYFSELLARVNALGRRPPLKDEETTLRFRDLEMNLSRRVVQRAGVTIDLQPREFRLLEVLLRNRGKVVTRTMLLERVWDFHFEPKTSVVETHISRLRTKIDKPFDTELIHTVRGAGYIIDDHV from the coding sequence ATGAGAGTGTTGGTCATCGAGGACGATGCGGAGACAGCATCCTATATCAACAACGGTCTCACCGAGGACGGTCACCTCGTCGACGTTGCTGCCGACGGTCGTGACGGCCTGTTACAGGCAACGACAGACGATTACGACGTGCTGATAGTCGATCGAATGCTGCCGGTGCTCGATGGTTTGTCGCTGGTGAAGGCGCTCCGAAGCGTCGGCAAGGCGACGCCTGTTCTTTATCTGACGTCCCTGGGGGGCGTTGATGACCGCGTAAAGGGGTTTGAGGCAGGGGGCGACGACTATGTTTTGAAACCATTCTACTTTTCAGAGTTGCTCGCGCGTGTGAACGCATTGGGCCGCCGCCCCCCACTTAAAGATGAAGAGACCACGCTGAGATTTCGCGACCTCGAAATGAATCTCTCCCGCCGGGTCGTGCAGCGAGCCGGTGTGACTATCGACCTCCAGCCGCGCGAGTTCCGGCTCCTGGAGGTGTTGCTCCGCAATAGGGGCAAAGTGGTAACCCGAACAATGCTACTGGAGCGTGTATGGGACTTCCATTTTGAACCCAAGACCAGCGTTGTAGAGACCCATATCTCACGACTCCGGACGAAGATCGACAAGCCATTTGACACCGAGTTGATCCACACCGTACGCGGAGCGGGCTATATTATTGACGACCATGTCTGA
- a CDS encoding MOSC domain-containing protein, with protein sequence MSDGAQDLRVLAVCLGQAETRPGKKTKTGINKHPTNKSVFVGFEGLDGDAVCNRKFHGGPEQAVYIEGDVSRLWWQKTLKIPIDHGQFGENLCIEGLDNQIVTVGDRFTAGDLVMEVTAPRMPCRVLFDKMGDAGFPRLYRNAARPGFYCRIIQPGLITAGTLARYVPYGGERISMPEMMSHHGQRVSPELIARYQRVPVHAKLRASLSKSVIRF encoded by the coding sequence ATGTCGGACGGGGCGCAAGATCTTAGAGTGCTGGCGGTTTGCCTTGGCCAGGCCGAGACAAGACCCGGCAAAAAGACGAAAACCGGAATTAATAAGCACCCGACAAACAAAAGCGTGTTCGTTGGATTCGAAGGTCTCGATGGTGACGCGGTGTGCAATAGAAAATTCCATGGTGGACCGGAGCAAGCGGTTTACATTGAGGGAGATGTGAGCCGTCTCTGGTGGCAAAAGACCCTCAAAATACCGATTGATCATGGGCAATTCGGCGAAAATCTCTGCATTGAAGGATTGGATAATCAGATCGTGACGGTTGGGGACCGCTTCACTGCTGGCGATCTCGTGATGGAAGTCACTGCACCTCGGATGCCCTGCCGAGTGCTCTTTGATAAAATGGGGGATGCAGGTTTTCCCAGGCTATACAGGAACGCTGCTCGGCCCGGCTTCTACTGCCGCATCATTCAACCTGGTCTTATCACCGCAGGAACGCTCGCTCGGTATGTTCCTTACGGCGGAGAGCGTATCTCAATGCCAGAAATGATGAGCCACCATGGCCAAAGGGTGTCGCCGGAATTGATCGCGCGCTATCAACGCGTACCGGTTCACGCAAAACTGCGGGCTTCTCTCTCGAAAAGCGTGATCAGATTTTAG
- a CDS encoding arsenic transporter, translating into MSTFTITWGIAGLTALGVITRPFAWPEAIWAVVGALLLVGLGLIGPAEAWTGVTKGIDVYLFLIGMMLLSELARQEGLFDWLASITTTHAKGSPKRLFVLIYAVGIVVTALLSNDATAVVLTPAVYAACKAAKVRDPMPHLLICAFIANAASFVFPISNPANLVIFGGGHMPPLSRWLATFGLPAIASIFVTFLALYWSQRSVIRADSVAFDVRVVPLSSSGKLAGFALCGTAAILLAASVMHFDLGLPTFLAGCVATAAVLLITRQSPVGTLKGISWGVLPLVAGLFIVVEALDRTELIDHLSQYLSRHASTFPTWTVAGAGTLVALLSNLVNNLPAGLVAGSAVQLADVSDKVAGAVLIGVDLGPNLSVTGSLATILWLTALRREGLQIGAWAFMRIGFAVMVPALVASLTVLALQ; encoded by the coding sequence ATGAGTACATTCACCATAACTTGGGGCATTGCGGGACTGACTGCGCTCGGCGTCATCACCAGGCCCTTCGCCTGGCCGGAAGCGATATGGGCGGTCGTTGGTGCCCTCCTGCTCGTAGGGCTTGGACTGATTGGTCCGGCCGAGGCGTGGACCGGTGTCACAAAGGGTATCGACGTCTACCTGTTCTTGATCGGCATGATGCTACTTTCGGAGCTCGCGCGCCAGGAAGGGCTCTTCGACTGGCTTGCTTCGATCACCACCACACATGCCAAGGGCTCGCCTAAGCGGCTGTTCGTCCTCATTTACGCCGTCGGCATCGTCGTCACTGCACTCCTGTCGAACGACGCAACGGCGGTGGTTTTGACGCCAGCCGTGTATGCGGCATGCAAGGCGGCCAAGGTGCGCGATCCCATGCCCCATCTGCTCATCTGTGCTTTCATCGCCAATGCAGCCAGCTTCGTTTTTCCGATCTCTAATCCAGCCAATCTGGTAATTTTCGGGGGCGGCCATATGCCGCCGCTATCGCGCTGGCTCGCAACCTTCGGTCTGCCTGCGATTGCGTCCATTTTCGTAACCTTCCTGGCGTTGTACTGGAGCCAGCGCTCGGTCATCAGGGCCGATAGCGTTGCCTTCGATGTACGGGTCGTGCCCTTGTCATCGAGCGGGAAGCTGGCTGGATTTGCATTGTGTGGCACGGCCGCCATCCTGCTTGCCGCCTCGGTAATGCATTTCGATCTCGGTTTGCCAACGTTCCTTGCCGGTTGCGTGGCAACGGCCGCAGTCCTGCTCATCACCCGTCAAAGTCCTGTCGGGACGTTAAAAGGAATCTCGTGGGGCGTGTTGCCGCTGGTTGCCGGATTGTTCATCGTCGTCGAGGCACTGGACCGGACGGAATTGATTGACCATCTCTCGCAGTACCTTTCCCGTCATGCTTCGACATTTCCGACCTGGACTGTCGCTGGCGCTGGCACGCTGGTCGCTCTGCTTTCCAATCTCGTCAACAATCTGCCGGCCGGGCTGGTCGCCGGAAGTGCCGTTCAGCTGGCGGATGTGTCCGACAAGGTCGCCGGCGCGGTACTGATCGGCGTTGATCTCGGCCCGAACCTTTCCGTCACCGGCTCGCTGGCCACCATCCTCTGGCTTACAGCGCTTCGCCGCGAGGGGCTGCAGATCGGAGCATGGGCGTTCATGAGGATCGGCTTCGCCGTCATGGTGCCGGCGCTCGTGGCATCGTTGACCGTCCTGGCGTTGCAATAG
- a CDS encoding DUF982 domain-containing protein gives MQTKMFDRPVYLRERKDLVLEITNLDDAIDFLEGWSKGDRDIIHDATLKTCYLAHDGHKPVQVAREALRSFAKKKGILVKTPAVLPWMIKAKSGGGRISP, from the coding sequence ATGCAAACGAAGATGTTTGATCGACCAGTTTACCTGCGTGAAAGGAAGGATCTGGTCCTCGAAATCACAAACCTGGACGATGCGATCGATTTCCTTGAGGGATGGTCCAAAGGAGACCGCGACATCATTCACGACGCGACCCTGAAGACATGCTACTTGGCACATGACGGTCACAAGCCAGTTCAGGTTGCGCGCGAGGCCCTCCGTTCCTTCGCGAAGAAAAAAGGCATACTCGTCAAAACGCCCGCGGTTCTCCCGTGGATGATCAAAGCGAAGTCCGGTGGCGGCCGGATCTCGCCGTGA
- the groL gene encoding chaperonin GroEL (60 kDa chaperone family; promotes refolding of misfolded polypeptides especially under stressful conditions; forms two stacked rings of heptamers to form a barrel-shaped 14mer; ends can be capped by GroES; misfolded proteins enter the barrel where they are refolded when GroES binds), translating into MAAKEVKFNLDARERMLRGVDVLANAVKVTLGPKGRNVVIDKSFGAPRITKDGVSVAKEIELEDKFENMGAQMLREVASKTNDLAGDGTTTATVLAQAIVKEGAKAVASGMNPMDLKRGIDLAVDAIVKELKANARKISNNAEIAQVGTISANGDEEIGRYLAEAMEKVGNEGVITVEEAKTAETELEVVEGMQFDRGYLSPYFVTNADKMRTEFDDPYILIHEKKLSNLQAMLPVLEAVIQSSKPLLIIAEDVEGEALATLVVNKLRGGLKVAAVKAPGFGDRRKAMLEDIAILTGGTVVSDDVGIKLENVTLDMLGRAKKVAIEKENTTIIDGVGAKHDIDGRITQIRAQIEETSSDYDREKLQERLAKLAGGVAVIRVGGSTEVEVKEKKDRVDDALHATRAAVEEGILPGGGVALLRSIKALDQLQTANQDQKVGIEIVRRAIEAPVRQIAENAGAEGSIIVGKLRERTEFSYGWNAQTGEYGDLYAQGVIDPAKVVRTALEDAASVAGLLVTTEAMIAEKPKKDTAPPPAPGGGMDF; encoded by the coding sequence ATGGCTGCGAAAGAAGTCAAGTTTAACCTCGACGCCCGGGAACGCATGCTGCGTGGGGTCGATGTGCTTGCGAACGCCGTAAAGGTCACGCTCGGCCCCAAGGGGCGTAATGTTGTGATCGACAAGTCGTTTGGCGCCCCGCGCATCACCAAGGACGGTGTCTCGGTCGCCAAGGAAATCGAGCTCGAAGACAAGTTCGAAAATATGGGCGCGCAGATGTTGCGCGAAGTCGCCTCCAAAACCAATGATCTAGCGGGCGACGGGACGACCACGGCGACCGTCCTTGCTCAGGCCATTGTCAAGGAAGGTGCCAAGGCGGTCGCATCCGGCATGAACCCGATGGATCTGAAGCGAGGCATTGATCTTGCTGTTGATGCGATCGTGAAAGAATTGAAGGCCAATGCCCGCAAGATTTCCAATAATGCGGAGATTGCGCAGGTCGGGACGATCTCGGCAAACGGCGACGAGGAAATCGGCCGTTATCTCGCAGAAGCGATGGAAAAGGTCGGCAATGAAGGCGTCATTACCGTCGAAGAAGCCAAGACGGCCGAGACCGAGCTAGAGGTCGTGGAAGGCATGCAGTTCGACCGCGGGTATCTTAGCCCGTACTTCGTCACGAATGCCGACAAGATGCGGACCGAATTTGATGATCCTTATATCCTCATTCACGAAAAGAAGCTCTCCAACCTCCAGGCGATGCTGCCGGTGCTCGAAGCGGTGATTCAGTCCAGCAAGCCGCTGCTCATCATCGCTGAGGACGTGGAAGGCGAAGCGCTCGCCACACTGGTTGTCAATAAGCTGAGGGGCGGCCTCAAAGTCGCTGCGGTCAAGGCACCCGGCTTCGGCGACCGGCGCAAGGCGATGCTGGAAGATATCGCCATTCTGACTGGTGGAACGGTAGTCTCCGACGACGTCGGCATCAAGCTCGAAAACGTCACCCTCGACATGCTCGGTCGGGCAAAGAAGGTCGCGATCGAGAAGGAGAATACGACGATCATCGACGGTGTCGGCGCCAAGCACGACATTGATGGCCGTATCACCCAGATCCGCGCTCAAATCGAAGAAACATCGTCGGATTACGATCGGGAAAAACTGCAGGAGCGCCTGGCCAAGCTCGCCGGCGGCGTTGCGGTAATCCGCGTCGGCGGTTCAACCGAAGTCGAGGTGAAGGAAAAGAAAGACCGCGTTGACGATGCGCTCCACGCAACACGGGCAGCTGTGGAGGAAGGTATCCTGCCGGGCGGCGGTGTCGCGCTGCTGCGTTCCATCAAGGCGCTAGACCAATTGCAGACGGCCAATCAGGACCAAAAGGTGGGCATCGAAATCGTTCGGCGCGCCATCGAGGCGCCGGTGCGCCAGATCGCCGAGAATGCTGGTGCCGAAGGCTCCATTATCGTCGGCAAACTACGCGAGAGGACCGAATTCTCTTACGGCTGGAACGCTCAGACCGGGGAATATGGTGACCTCTATGCGCAAGGCGTCATCGACCCGGCCAAGGTCGTACGCACCGCGCTTGAGGATGCTGCCTCCGTCGCCGGTCTCCTGGTTACGACCGAAGCAATGATCGCCGAGAAGCCAAAGAAGGACACTGCTCCTCCCCCGGCCCCCGGCGGTGGGATGGACTTCTGA
- the groES gene encoding co-chaperone GroES has product MSFRPLHDRILVRRVDSEEKTRGGIIIPDTAKEKPQEGEVVAVGAGARNEAGQIQALDVKAGDRILFGKWSGTEIKINGEDLLIMKESDVLGIIEAQAARKQAA; this is encoded by the coding sequence ATGTCTTTCCGACCGCTGCATGATCGCATTCTCGTCCGCCGGGTCGACTCGGAAGAGAAGACCAGGGGTGGGATCATCATCCCAGACACGGCGAAAGAAAAACCGCAGGAAGGCGAAGTCGTTGCCGTTGGCGCGGGAGCGCGCAATGAAGCGGGCCAGATCCAGGCACTCGACGTCAAGGCAGGCGATCGCATTCTGTTCGGCAAATGGTCCGGCACCGAAATCAAGATCAACGGGGAAGATTTGCTCATCATGAAGGAGAGCGACGTCCTGGGGATCATCGAAGCCCAAGCTGCGCGAAAACAGGCCGCCTGA
- a CDS encoding usg protein, whose protein sequence is MQNSSDLERQLNGYGLTTAHILYRMPDFECLLQTYIWQDYDIAPDFPEMRKFLDYWQANLEGALHSVRYSHRALIGPSEWRRVDGEFMLN, encoded by the coding sequence ATGCAAAACTCTTCGGATCTGGAACGCCAGTTAAATGGCTACGGTCTCACCACTGCACACATCCTTTATCGGATGCCGGATTTTGAATGCCTTTTGCAGACTTACATCTGGCAGGACTACGATATCGCTCCCGACTTTCCTGAAATGCGGAAATTCCTGGACTATTGGCAAGCGAATCTCGAAGGAGCACTTCATTCCGTTCGGTATTCCCATCGGGCGCTGATTGGTCCCAGTGAGTGGCGACGCGTGGATGGTGAGTTCATGCTGAATTGA
- a CDS encoding Hsp20 family protein, translated as MTTTHDYAPLFRSTVGFDRVFNLLENAQRGRSVSDWPPYDIAKTGADSYRISIAVAGFTQDDLEITFQSNLLTALGKKQDASSEGYLHRGIAGRPFEHRFELADHVKVRGANLNNGLLEIDLVREIPEEMKPRRITIQSASTLGQAQARREIEAPNAA; from the coding sequence ATGACAACGACTCATGATTACGCGCCTCTTTTCCGTTCGACCGTAGGTTTCGACCGGGTTTTCAATCTGCTGGAAAACGCCCAGCGGGGGCGCTCTGTCAGCGACTGGCCGCCCTATGACATCGCCAAGACCGGTGCGGATAGCTACCGGATTTCGATTGCTGTCGCCGGTTTCACGCAAGACGATCTAGAGATCACATTTCAGTCTAACCTCCTCACCGCGCTGGGTAAGAAGCAGGATGCGTCTTCGGAGGGCTATCTGCACCGCGGGATCGCCGGGCGGCCGTTTGAGCACCGGTTCGAACTTGCTGACCACGTCAAAGTACGTGGGGCTAATTTGAACAATGGGCTTCTGGAAATTGATTTGGTGCGCGAGATCCCCGAGGAAATGAAGCCGCGAAGAATAACGATCCAAAGTGCTTCCACTCTCGGACAGGCGCAGGCTCGGAGGGAAATCGAGGCCCCGAATGCTGCGTGA
- a CDS encoding DUF982 domain-containing protein, with protein MKSDMFQQPVRILVGLGVPVDVWSVMDAYRQLVDWPAFSRDAAHCMALKACLAGLRGEVEPETVRGLFVAFAEKHHILASAMSVHPGMAFVPTRAAVGSGPGRVA; from the coding sequence ATGAAATCCGATATGTTCCAACAGCCAGTTCGCATTCTTGTCGGTCTTGGGGTCCCGGTCGACGTCTGGTCGGTGATGGATGCCTATCGTCAGCTTGTTGACTGGCCAGCCTTTTCGAGAGATGCAGCTCACTGCATGGCGCTCAAGGCATGCCTTGCTGGTTTGCGGGGCGAAGTTGAACCAGAGACTGTCCGTGGGCTCTTTGTCGCCTTTGCCGAAAAACATCACATCCTTGCCTCAGCGATGAGCGTTCACCCTGGCATGGCATTCGTGCCAACGAGAGCCGCTGTTGGATCTGGACCTGGCCGTGTTGCATAG